In the Wyeomyia smithii strain HCP4-BCI-WySm-NY-G18 chromosome 2, ASM2978416v1, whole genome shotgun sequence genome, one interval contains:
- the LOC129725449 gene encoding catalase isoform X2, with amino-acid sequence MSRNPAENQLCSYKNTQKEKNVSVTSNGAPVGTKTATATVGERGPVVLQDVHFLDELAHFDRERIPERVVHAKGAGAFGYFEVTHDITKYCAAKVFEKVGKKTPLAVRFSTVGGESGSADTARDPRGFAVKFYTDDGVWDLVGNNTPIFFIRDPILFPSFIHTQKRNPATHLKDADMFWDFITLRPESTHQVMFLFADRGIPDGYRFMNGYGSHTFKLINADGKPVYCKFHFKCNQGIKNLEAKRADDLAGADPDYSIRDLYNAIAKGDFPSWTLKIQVMTFEQAEKHPFNPFDVTKVWPQSEFPLMPVGKMVLDRNPKNYFAEVEQIAFAPSHLVPGVEPSPDKMLQGRLFSYADTHRHRLGANYIQLPVNCPYRVKTTNYQRDGPMNATDNQGGAPNYYPNSFSGPEPCPFARKLQNSTFKASGDVQRYETGDDDNFSQPAIFYRKVLDEAARQRMITNMVNHMSNASTFIQERAVKNFTQVDADFGRRLTEGLKLRRSANL; translated from the coding sequence GAGAAAAACGTTTCCGTGACCAGCAATGGAGCCCCGGTAGGCACCAAGACTGCCACCGCAACCGTTGGCGAACGAGGACCAGTAGTACTGCAGGATGTTCACTTCCTGGACGAGCTGGCTCACTTCGACCGGGAGCGTATTCCGGAACGTGTTGTGCATGCGAAGGGTGCCGGAGCATTCGGTTACTTCGAGGTGACGCACGACATCACGAAGTACTGCGCTGCTAAAGTATTCGAGAAAGTCGGCAAGAAAACACCGCTAGCCGTTCGCTTTTCGACCGTCGGAGGAGAAAGCGGTTCAGCCGATACGGCCCGTGATCCGCGTGGTTTTGCCGTGAAGTTCTACACCGACGACGGTGTGTGGGATTTGGTTGGTAACAACActccgattttcttcattcgcGATCCAATTCTGTTCCCAAGCTTCATCCACACTCAGAAGCGTAATCCTGCTACACATCTCAAGGATGCGGACATGTTCTGGGATTTTATCACGCTGCGCCCGGAATCCACCCATCAAGTCATGTTCCTCTTTGCCGACCGAGGAATTCCAGATGGCTATCGATTCATGAATGGTTATGGATCGCACACTTTCAAACTGATCAATGCTGACGGTAAACCGGTGTACTGCAAATTCCACTTCAAGTGCAACCAAGGTATCAAAAACCTTGAAGCCAAGCGTGCCGATGATTTGGCCGGAGCTGATCCCGACTACAGCATTCGTGACTTGTACAATGCTATCGCTAAGGGAGACTTCCCAAGCTGGACCCTGAAAATTCAGGTAATGACTTTCGAGCAGGCAGAAAAACATCCCTTCAATCCGTTCGACGTTACTAAAGTCTGGCCGCAGTCGGAATTCCCACTCATGCCGGTAGGTAAAATGGTTCTGGATCGCAATCCGAAGAACTACTTTGCTGAGGTTGAGCAAATTGCCTTCGCTCCCTCGCATCTCGTACCTGGTGTCGAACCATCTCCAGACAAGATGTTGCAAGGTCGTCTCTTCTCTTATGCCGATACTCATCGTCATCGTCTTGGAGCAAACTATATTCAGCTTCCGGTCAATTGTCCGTACCGGGTTAAAACTACAAACTATCAACGTGACGGTCCAATGAATGCTACCGACAATCAAGGTGGAGCTCCGAACTACTATCCAAACTCATTCAGCGGTCCTGAGCCATGTCCCTTCGCACGCAAATTGCAGAACTCTACCTTCAAAGCTAGCGGAGATGTACAACGCTATGAAACCGGAGATGATGATAACTTCTCTCAACCCGCTATTTTCTACCGCAAGGTGCTGGATGAAGCCGCTCGGCAGCGTATGATCACCAATATGGTGAATCATATGAGCAATGCATCAACCTTTATTCAGGAACGTGCAGTTAAGAACTTCACTCAGGTCGATGCTGACTTTGGCCGCAGACTGACGGAAGGCCTGAAGCTACGTCGTTCGGCCAACTTGTAA
- the LOC129725449 gene encoding catalase isoform X1, whose protein sequence is MSRNPAENQLNLYKDSQKEKNVSVTSNGAPVGTKTATATVGERGPVVLQDVHFLDELAHFDRERIPERVVHAKGAGAFGYFEVTHDITKYCAAKVFEKVGKKTPLAVRFSTVGGESGSADTARDPRGFAVKFYTDDGVWDLVGNNTPIFFIRDPILFPSFIHTQKRNPATHLKDADMFWDFITLRPESTHQVMFLFADRGIPDGYRFMNGYGSHTFKLINADGKPVYCKFHFKCNQGIKNLEAKRADDLAGADPDYSIRDLYNAIAKGDFPSWTLKIQVMTFEQAEKHPFNPFDVTKVWPQSEFPLMPVGKMVLDRNPKNYFAEVEQIAFAPSHLVPGVEPSPDKMLQGRLFSYADTHRHRLGANYIQLPVNCPYRVKTTNYQRDGPMNATDNQGGAPNYYPNSFSGPEPCPFARKLQNSTFKASGDVQRYETGDDDNFSQPAIFYRKVLDEAARQRMITNMVNHMSNASTFIQERAVKNFTQVDADFGRRLTEGLKLRRSANL, encoded by the coding sequence GAGAAAAACGTTTCCGTGACCAGCAATGGAGCCCCGGTAGGCACCAAGACTGCCACCGCAACCGTTGGCGAACGAGGACCAGTAGTACTGCAGGATGTTCACTTCCTGGACGAGCTGGCTCACTTCGACCGGGAGCGTATTCCGGAACGTGTTGTGCATGCGAAGGGTGCCGGAGCATTCGGTTACTTCGAGGTGACGCACGACATCACGAAGTACTGCGCTGCTAAAGTATTCGAGAAAGTCGGCAAGAAAACACCGCTAGCCGTTCGCTTTTCGACCGTCGGAGGAGAAAGCGGTTCAGCCGATACGGCCCGTGATCCGCGTGGTTTTGCCGTGAAGTTCTACACCGACGACGGTGTGTGGGATTTGGTTGGTAACAACActccgattttcttcattcgcGATCCAATTCTGTTCCCAAGCTTCATCCACACTCAGAAGCGTAATCCTGCTACACATCTCAAGGATGCGGACATGTTCTGGGATTTTATCACGCTGCGCCCGGAATCCACCCATCAAGTCATGTTCCTCTTTGCCGACCGAGGAATTCCAGATGGCTATCGATTCATGAATGGTTATGGATCGCACACTTTCAAACTGATCAATGCTGACGGTAAACCGGTGTACTGCAAATTCCACTTCAAGTGCAACCAAGGTATCAAAAACCTTGAAGCCAAGCGTGCCGATGATTTGGCCGGAGCTGATCCCGACTACAGCATTCGTGACTTGTACAATGCTATCGCTAAGGGAGACTTCCCAAGCTGGACCCTGAAAATTCAGGTAATGACTTTCGAGCAGGCAGAAAAACATCCCTTCAATCCGTTCGACGTTACTAAAGTCTGGCCGCAGTCGGAATTCCCACTCATGCCGGTAGGTAAAATGGTTCTGGATCGCAATCCGAAGAACTACTTTGCTGAGGTTGAGCAAATTGCCTTCGCTCCCTCGCATCTCGTACCTGGTGTCGAACCATCTCCAGACAAGATGTTGCAAGGTCGTCTCTTCTCTTATGCCGATACTCATCGTCATCGTCTTGGAGCAAACTATATTCAGCTTCCGGTCAATTGTCCGTACCGGGTTAAAACTACAAACTATCAACGTGACGGTCCAATGAATGCTACCGACAATCAAGGTGGAGCTCCGAACTACTATCCAAACTCATTCAGCGGTCCTGAGCCATGTCCCTTCGCACGCAAATTGCAGAACTCTACCTTCAAAGCTAGCGGAGATGTACAACGCTATGAAACCGGAGATGATGATAACTTCTCTCAACCCGCTATTTTCTACCGCAAGGTGCTGGATGAAGCCGCTCGGCAGCGTATGATCACCAATATGGTGAATCATATGAGCAATGCATCAACCTTTATTCAGGAACGTGCAGTTAAGAACTTCACTCAGGTCGATGCTGACTTTGGCCGCAGACTGACGGAAGGCCTGAAGCTACGTCGTTCGGCCAACTTGTAA